The sequence below is a genomic window from Bacillota bacterium.
TTTCTCAGTCCAGATGAATGTGTTTTGGGGTGACAAAATCACAGTCCGTTGACAGGCCGGTGCAGTTCCGGCGTGTGGCATTCACGACAGCGGGCCTACAAGACCGCAAGACCGCAAGGCGCACGTCAAGGTTTTGAGGTCTCGTTCAGGGTCTCGTGCAGCGGTGTCCGACCGAGGTCGAAAAGGCTGGTCACCCACGGCACGAGACCTTTCGCGAGCTGGCCGCGAGTCCGTGGCGAGCTCACGCTCTGACTCCACCCATTCACTACGGCCTGCTCCTTATCTCCGAATCATGCCGCCGTGTGTGTTGCCATGGAAAATGACACTTGACACATGTGAACCAGGGCTATATAGTAGTGCTGGAAAGGTGCAATGCCAGTAGCAGTGGAGCGCGGAAGCGAACCGTTGGTTGTCGCGGCGCTCGCGGTTCTCGCGGTGCCCACGGCGGTCACGGCGCTGATGGTGCTGACGGCCATCACGGCCGTCAGGGCGGTCACGGACCGCGCGGTGCTTACGGTGCTCGCGATGTCCACGAGGTTCGTGGTGGTCACAGTGTGCTCGGTGTGCCCGGTATACTCTGCACCCTCGCACGCCCCGCACGCCCTGCACACCCGGTGCGCCTAGCGCGCCCAGCGTGCCCGGCAGCCCCGCACGCCCAGTTCGCCCAGTGCGCCCGTCGGGCCCGGCGCGATTGAAGCGTGCCGAACACAAGCGCGCCCGGACACAAGCGCGCGAGGCACACGGTTCGCGGCATCTCACGAACCCCGCGAGAGGCGCTGGGCGCGCGGCATCCGCGAGTCACCGAGTCACTTGGGGCAACCAGGATCACACAGGCTACATTCGGGTCACACGGATGACGAGATGCGCACGGGTCATGCGAGACATACATAGGCGCTGCCGTGTGACAGGGGCCGGGAGACAGCGGCCTTACGACACCATGAGGAGGCTGAGCCTATGGATTTCGGAGAGCGCCTGAGGAGGATGAGAGAGAACGCCGGTCTCAGCGCAAGAGCCCTTGCAGAGAAGGTGGGAGTATCCCCCAGCTTCATCTACCAGCTCGAGCGGAACGAGGCCACTCCATCGTTTTCGACACTCAAGCGGATAGGCGCTGTCCTTGGGACGGGCGTGTCTGTCCTCACCGACGACGAGTTCCCAGAGGAATGGGTCGTGGTCCGCAAGGGCGGCCGGCGGAGGCTAGTTACGGGATGCGACGGCGTGAACATAGAGCTCTTTACGTTTCTCGGGTCGCGTAGCAAGCGGATGCAAGCGTGCTTCGTCTCGCTCGGGCCCCAGGCCAGTTACCCCCGGGAGAACCTCGTGTACGGCCACGAAAGAGACGACTTTGTGTACGTGCTCGAGGGGAGTGTCGAGGTTCTGAGCGGGGGTAAGTGGTACCGTCTGGAACCGGGAGACGCCGCCCACTTCTCCATCCACAGTGTGGAGGCACTGCGCAACGCGGACAGCTCGCCAGCCGCGGCGCTTTGGGTGGTCTCTCCATCTGGCGTGTGACCTGGCGTGATCTTGCGTGATGGAGTTGCGTAAAGGACGCGGCGCGTGACCGCATGTCCGGTGTTCCGGTGCTGCCTCGGCGAGTGGGGACAAGCGTCTGGCCAAGGATCTGGCCAAGCGTCTGGCCAAAGGCGGGGAAGTACGGCGTGGGCCGGATGGGTGCGCCCAGGATTGTGCAGGCTTTCACAAACTCCGCGAACTCGCGGGGAGACGCACGACCGGCCAGACAAAGAGCGGCCGCTATCAGGTGACGAGGCGCCGCATAACGAGACGTCCCATTACGAGGCGCCGCGCGACGAGGCGGCGGGTCGCGACGCCCAAGGCGCATGTCAAGACAGACCGCGCCTGCCGGAGTGGCTTGCGGCAGGTCAACGGAGGTCACGGCAAGTTACGAGGGCCGATACTAGGTGATATCCGGTTACGGCAACTCGCGGTGAGCCGCGGTGAGTCGCGGCGCGACCGGCGGCGCAACAGGCGGTGCCACCGGCATTGCGAGCGGCACTGCGACCGGCGACCGGCGACCGGCGGTGTGGCGCGCTCCAGCGCGACGGGCGGCGGCCCGCAGGATCCGCAGACATTCAAAGCAAGAGAACGCGCTCTGGACAGGCTCTGGACAGCGCGAACGACACGGGGGGTAACGCTTATGGCGGTGGCGGAGAGTCAAGTGTTTCAGCGCAAGTTTGACAAGGTAAACGCGATCATCGAGAGGCATGGCGGCAAGGTGTCCAACCTGATAGCCATCCTCCAGGAGATCCAGTCGGAGTACCGCTATCTCCCGGAGGAAGTGCTCACCTACGTTGCAACGGCGCTCGGGATACCCCCGGCGACTGTGTACGGGGTCGCCACGTTCTACGCGCAGTTTTCTTTGAAGCCCAAGGGAAAGTACGTCATCAAGGTGTGCGACGGGACCGCGTGTCACGTGCGGGGTTCCGAGAGACTGCGTTACGTGGTACGGGAGAAGCTTGGCCTCGATGACTCCAAGGACACCACAGACGATCTCAAGTTCACCTTGGAGACGGTGTCATGCATTGGTGCTTGCGGGCTGGCACCGGTGGTAACGGTGAACGACCGCGACGTGCATGGCCAGCTTACTCCGGAGGCGTTGTCGATAATCCTTGACCAGCTGATCGCGAAGGAGAAAGCCGGTGATGTGACCAGAGATGGTTCGGGCGGGGACGACGCGACAAGGCACAGCACAGACGGAAACACAGACGGAAACAACGTGTCGGGTCGCAGCGCAGAGCTGGACGGTAGGGAAAAGGGGTGTCGGGAATGACCGCGCGGCTAAACACGCCACAGGACGTCGAGTCGTATGCGAATGACATGAAGGCGGCCCTCGGCCGCCAAAGAGTGCGCGCTCTCGTGTGCGCGGGAACGGGCTGTATGGCTAACGGCTCACTCAAGGTTTACGAAAGGCTCAAGGACGCGATCAGGGAGAGAGGTCTCCTGATCGAGCTCGACATGGTGCTTGACGCGTGCAAGACCGAGAGCGGGAGTGCGCGCGACGCGAGCGCACCTGGCGCGTCCCGCGGGGAGTCCTGCAACGATGGTTGCACGGTCCGGGTCGGCGATGCCTCAGCGTCCACAGCTCACCCTGCGTCCGCGTCCGAGGCCAGAGGTGGGCGCACGCTTGAGGTCGGCGACGCGCCTGGTGCCACAGACGGAGCGCCGTCCGCGCATGGGGCCACGTCCAAGTCCTCGGCAGTCGGATCAGCCGGCGGGGTGGGCGTGTCCATCAGCGGCTGCCACGGGTTCTGCCAGATGGGCCCGCTCGTCCGGATAGAGCCGCAAGGCATCCTGTACGTGCAAGTGAAGCCCGAGGACGTTGAGGAGATCGTCGAGACCACCCTCGTCCGCGGCGAGGTCGTCGAACGCCTCCTGTATCACGACCCGTCCACCGGCGAGCCCGCTCGCACGGAGGAGTCGATACCGTTCTACCGCAGGCAGGTAAGGGTGGTCTTGGCAAACTGCGGTCGAATGAACCCAGAGGACATCCGGGAGGCCATCGCCCACGGCGGCTACGGGGCGATTGCGCGCATCCTCAGCGGGATGACGCCTGAAGAGGTGATCCAGACCGTAACGGCCTCCGGCCTTCGAGGGCGCGGCGGCGCCGGCTTTCCAACCGGGCGCAAGTGGTCCTTCGCGCGGGCGGCGGCCTCGGACAAGAAATACGTGATCTGTAACGGCGACGAGGGGGATCCTGGCGCGTTCATGGATCGCAGCGTCATGGAGGGCGACCCCCACAAGGTGATAGAAGGCCTAATGATAGCGGCATACGCCATAGGTGCCGACGAAGGGTTCATCTACGTGAGGGCGGAGTACCCCGTCGCCGTGAGCCGCCTCAAGAGGGCGGTCGCGCAGGCTCGGGAGCACGGCCTTCTCGGACGCAACATCCTCGGGAGCGGCTTCTCGTTCGACATTACGATCAAGGAAGGCGCAGGAGCGTTCGTGTGCGGCGAGGAAACCGCGCTCATTTCGTCGATCGAGGGCAGGCGCGGCATGCCGAGTCCAAGGCCCCCGTACCCCGCGACCAGTGGCCTCTTCGGCAGGCCGACAGTCATCAACAACGTCGAGACGTTGGCCAACTTGCCCGCCATCATCACGAAAGGGCCGGAGTGGTTCAGGTCGTACGGCACCCCGACGAGCCCGGGAACGAAGACCTTCGCCCTCGCGGGACAGGTGGCCAACACCGGCCTGGTCGAGGTCCCTATGGGGCTCCCGCTTCGAGACCTCATCTTCGACATCGGCGGCGGGATGAGGGGCGGCGGGAAGTTCAAGGCTGTCCAGATAGGCGGACCTTCCGGCGGGTGTCTCGGCGAGGAACACCTCGACGTGGGTCTGGATTACGAATCGCTGGCGAAGGTCGGCGCGATGGTGGGATCCGGCGGGATGGTGGTGATGGACGACACCGCGTGTATGGTGGAGGTCGCTCGGTTCTTCATGAGGTTCACGCAGAGCGAGTCGTGCGGCAAGTGTGTCCCGTGCCGGGAAGGCACGAAGCAAATGCTGGCCCTTCTAACGAAGATGACGAGCGGGGAAGGGGCACCGGAGGACCTTGGACTCCTCGAGGAGCTTGCGCTGGCGGTGAAGGACGGGTCCTTGTGCGGCTTGGGCAAGACCGCTCCCAACCCCGTCCTGACGACTCTGAAGTACTTCCGTCCGGAGTACGAGGCACACGTGGTGCGAAAGCGCTGCCCGGCCGGGGCGTGCCAGGCGTTGCGCACGTATTCCATTGACGCCTTGAAGTGCCGCGGGTGCACCCTGTGCGCGAAGGTTTGTCCCATTGGCGCCATTTCGGGTGAGCGTGGTAAGCCTCACGTGATAGATCCGGAGAAGTGCGTCAAGTGCGGGACGTGTGTCGAGAAGTGCAGGTTCGGCGCCATACACGCCTAGTCGCGGAGTGCGAGCCACAGGCCGTTAAGCCGGAGTGCTAGCCACAGGCTGCTAACCGCGGCGGGTCAATTCCGGCAAGGTTAGCCCGGGAAGGTCAGCTCGGGGTGGCTGGCCCTGGGGGCTGGCCCGGGGGGTGGTTCCGGAGGGTGATTCCGGGGGGGTGGTTCCGAGGGCTGGTGCCGGGGACTGGCCCGGGGTGGCGGCCCGGGACGGCCCGGGGCGGCTGCACGGATATGGCTGGTCCACAAAGGCTGCTCCGGGAAGATTAGCCCCGGAAAGATTAGCTCGGTGAGACCGGCTGGGCGAGGCTAAACGCATGACGCTCACCAACCACGACGCGTGGCCGCCAAAATGGACTGAAGGAGGTAACGAGGCTATGCCGCACGTGACGGTCGATGGCCAAAAGGTTGAGATAAACGGTGAGAAGAACATCCTCGAGGTGGTGCGCAAGGCGGGAATCGAGCTCCCGACGTTCTGCTACCACTCGGAGCTTTCTGTATACGGCGCGTGCCGGATGTGCTCTGTCGAGGTGGAAGGCATGGGGCTCGTCGCGGGGTGTTCCACGCCGCCGGCGGACGGCATGGTCATCCGCACGAATACCGAGAGGACGCTGAGGCTGCGTCGCATGGTCATAGAGCTGCTCTTGGCCAATCACCACAGGGACTGCACTACCTGTGAGAAGAACGGCATGTGCAAGTTGCAGAGCCTTGCGTACCAGCTGGGCGTGAGGAAGGTCAGGTTCGGGGAGCGGGAGGAGATGCTTCCCATAGACGAAGGGAATCCGTCGGTGGTGCGGGATCCCAACAAGTGTATCCTCTGCGGGGACTGCGTGAGGGTTTGCTCTGAGATCCAGGGCGTCGGGGTCCTGGACTTCGCGGGACGCGGGTCGCGCACGAGCGTGAGCCCGGCGTTCGGCCGGAAGCTGTCCCAGGTAGAGTGCGTGTACTGCGGTCAGTGCGTGGCCGTGTGCCCCACGGGAGCGCTCACGGGCAAGTCGGAGGTCGAGGCCGTGTGGTCTGCGCTCCATGACCCGTCGAAGACCGTGGTGGCGCAAGTCGCGCCGGCGGTGCGGGTCGCGCTGGGCGAGGTCTTCGGAGGCAAGCCCGGCGAGATAGGGACGGGCAAGGTGGTGGCTGCCCTGAAGAAACTGGGCTTCAAGAAGGTGTTCGATACGGTCTTCGCGGCCGACCTTACCGCCGTGGAGGAATGCCACGAGTTCCTGGAGAGGCTCGGGAAAGGGGAGAACCTCCCCCAGTTCACGTCGTGCTGTCCAGGGTGGGTCAAGTTCATGGAGCAGTACTATCCTGACATGCTGCCGAACTTGTCCACCTGCAAGTCGCCGCAGCAGATGTTCGGGTCGGTCATAAAGCGCTTCTACTCCAAGGAGCTCGGAGTGCGCCCGGAGGATGTGTTCGTGGTCTCGATCATGCCTTGCACGGCCAAGAAGTTCGAGGCAACGAGGCCGGAGTTCGCGTCCGAGGGCGGCATTCGCGAGGTGGACGCGGTCCTATCCACGACCGAGCTCGGCATGCTCCTGAAGCAAGCCGGCACAGTCTTCGACGAGCTCGAGGAGGAAGGCTTCGACCAGCCGTTTGGCCTTACCACAGGCGGCGGCGTCATATTCGGTGTGACCGGCGGCGTGGCCGAGGCTGTGCTTCGAGCGGCAGCAGGTCGGCTGGGAGTGGACCCCGGAGGAATCGAATTCCAGGAAGTCCGAGGCTTCGACGGGACGCGCGAAGCGACCGTGCGGCTGGGAGACGCTGAGATCAGCGTGGCCGTCGTGCACGGTCTCGCGAACGCCCGGAGACTGGTGGAAGCGGTTCGGAGAAGAGAAGTGTGTTACAATCTAGTTGAGGTAATGGCTTGCCCAGGGGGTTGCGTCGGAGGCGGCGGACAGCCGTATCCGAATGACGTCCCTGCGAGAAAGGCCAGGGGAAAGGGTCTCTATCGGGCTGACAGGACGATGCAGCTACGCAGCCCCAGTGAGAACCTGGCGGTGGCGAAGCTCTACGAGAAGCACCTGGGAGGGCCGGGCAGCACGGCGGCGCACGAGGCGCTCCATACAGCGTACGGGCCACGCCGACGGATAACGGGGGACATGAGGATAAACGGCGCGGCGCCTGGGGCCCTCGATGTCTCGGTGTGCGTGGGCACCGGATGTTACCTGCGGGGATCCTACGACGTGATCGACACGTTCACGAGGCTTGCCGAGGACGACGAGTTCATGGGACGCGTCAACCTCAAGGCCACGTTCTGCTTGGAGCACTGCGACCGTGGAGTGTCGATCAAGGTGGGTGACGAGATCATCACCGGGGTGACTCCCGAGAACGCGCAGCGCGTCTTCCACGATCAGGTCGCGGCGCGGCTTACCAAAGAGCCTTGTCGGGCGTGCCGCAGCTAGCGCATTCTCCGGCCGGGCCGTTTGTTGGTCGGCTCGTGCGCCGACCCACCTCGGGATCACCGGCCTCGGGAGCCCCGGGATCCATGGTCCTTGTCGAACGACGGCGCATGGCGACTAAGAACAGGCTCTTTGAGCCCTGTTGCTCAATCAGCCAAGCCGCGCGTCTTGATGTGGTTTCCGGGGCCGTGTCGCCCGGTCCGGGTGGCCTGGGCCGGGTTGAGAGAGCTAGGAAATGCGAGGTGCCGTCCCTGTGTTGACCATCTTCGTGTGCGTTGGCAGCTCCTGTTTTCTGCGAGGCGCCCCCGACGTGATCAAGGCATTCGAGGCGGAGATAGAGAGGAGGGCGCCCGGCCAGGTGGAGCTCAAGGGGACGTTTTGTCAGGACCTCTGCACTTTGGGGGTCACGGTGAGGATCGGGAGCAAGGTCTTTTCCGGCGTGAGGCCCGACGATGTGCCGCGGCTGTTCGATACGGAGGTTGTACCGCTGATAGAGAGCGCCTGCGAACGATGATGCGCGAACGATGATGCGCAGGAGGACGTGTCAAGACAGCGGGGCCTTTGCGCGTCGACATGCGGGAACTAGCGGCCTGCAATCCGCTTTCGATCCGCTGCTACCCGCCGACACTCGCGCGAGCGGCGAGGGGGGCGCGGGAGCAGCCGCGCGTCGCCAGTATGGATCGCGGCCCGCGCAGAGCGTAGAGGGCGCTGGATGACAATGGAGGGCGATGGAAGAAGCGAGGCGAGAGGCTGGCACCACGTAGTTGGGAGCTAGTCGGGAGCTGGAGGAGTGGTACAGTGAGTGTGATCGAGACCATAGAGGCCAAGTGCAAGGACTGCTACAAGTGTCTCAGGTCGTGCCCGGTCAAGGCCATCAGGATGGAACGGGGGGACGCGCCTCACGAGCTCCACGCGCGGGTGGCCGCTGAGCGGTGCGTCTACGACGGCACGTGCGTCCTTGTGTGCCCGCAGAGGGCCAAGAGGGTCGCAAGCGACCTCCACAAGGTGCGCTCAGCCATCGCCGGCGGAGCGAAGGTGGCTGCGAGCCTCGCGCCCTCGTTTCCGTCCGCCTTTGCCCTTGACGGAGTGAATCCTCTAGCCGTTCCGGCGGCCCTTCGCCGCCTCGGCTTTCAAATCGTCCAGGAGACCGCGGTCGGTGCCGAGCTTGTGGGCGCCGAGCACGCGCGGGTCTTACGCGAGACCAGCGTCCCGCTCATCTCCAGCTCCTGCCCTGCGGTGGTGAACCTCATCGAACGGCATTATCCCGAGGTCATTACATACCTTGCCCCCATCGTGTCGCCCATGATCGCTCATGGCCGCTTTCTCAAGCGGCTCGTGCCAGGCGTGAAGGTGGCTTTCATTGGCCCGTGCATCGCCAAGCACGAAGAGCGGGCAGTTCCGGGACTGGACGACGCCGTCGATTTCGTGCTGACTTTCGACGAGCTCGCAGGCGTCTTCACGCAAGAAGGCATTGACCTCAGTCAAATCGAGCCTGAGGATTTCGACGGGCCGGCGCCTGACCTCGCGCGCCTCTTCCCCGTGAGTGGCGGCATGTTGAGGGCTTCCAGGCTCAGCACGGACATGCTTGACCGGGAGGTGCTGTCCGTATCGGGCATGAACAATTGCCGCGAAGTCCTGCGATGGTTCGTCGAAACCCTGCAGAGCGAGAAGCTGGGCTCCTGCGGTGCCTGCGACGCGACTTCGCAGCACTCACGCGGCGCGACCCCGGACCCGCACAACGCGGGGGCCGTGCTGCCGGACCCACCCAACACTGAGGCCCTGCCGCCGGACCCGCGCACAACGGATGTTGTGACACCGGACTTCCACAACGCGGGCGCTGGGGCTTCCCACGCGCGCAACGCGGACTCAGTGGCCCCGACCGCGAGGAGCGCTGACGCAGCGACCCCGAACTCACACGTGGCGCCAACAAGCCAGCTTCCGGAGACCTCGGATCCAGACCACGAAGCGCCCTTGGCCGGCGCACACGGATCAGCCCCGAGACTGCCACGCCTCGTGGAGATGCTAGCTTGCGAGGGCGGGTGCATCAACGGACCCATGAATCCGGCGCGCGATGACATCTACGCGCGCAGGGCAAGAGTTCTTGAATACATGGAGCGAGCAGGGCACGCAAGGTCGCAGCCGCCGACGCGGTGCAGCATCGGGGCTATCGGGGCTGGCGAAGATGCCGTTCCCGTCGCTTCAGAGCAGGACCGGGACGGCGACCGGCTCATGAGGCCGGACGAGCACGTCACCTTGGGGCCCACCGTATGGCTGCCGAGGAACCTGCTCCACAGATCGTACCGGAACCTGCGACCCGTGGCGCCCACCCCCGACGAGGACGCGATCAAGGCCGTCCTCGCCAAGACCGGGAAGTACGCGCCCGACGATGAGCTCAACTGCGGCGCGTGCGGCTACGATTCATGCCGTGACAAGGCTATCGCGGTGCTCCACGGGATGGCCGACCCCGAGATGTGCATCCCGTACATGCGCGAGCGCGCCGAGTCCATGGCGAACGTCTTCGTCGCCTCGGCGCCCTACGCGATCATCGTCGTTGACGAAGACGAGGTCATCCGCGATTTGAACGCCGCCGCGGAGCGCATGTTCGGGCGGTCAAGACATGAAATGCTGGGCGGGAAGCTAGGTGCGTTCATCGACCCATCGAGCTTCAGACAGGTCCTCGACGCGAAGACGTCGCTCCAGGTCGAGGTGGCTTATCCCGAGCTCGGCCTCGTCACGAGGCAGACCATATTCTACGAGCCGGAAGAGAGGCTCGCCATGGCCATCATTGCAGACATCACGGAGGAGAGGTCGCATGCCGCTCGCCTGCAGAATCTACGAGCGGAGACCCTGGAGAAGGCGCAGGGAGTGATAGACAAGCAGATGGAGGTCGCGCAGAAGATAGCGGGCCTCCTCGGGGAGACCACCGCCGAGACGAAGGTGCTGTTGACGCGGTTGATGAACGTGTTCAGGGAGGAAGGCAAGGGGAATGGTGGACCTCAGCGCAAACCTTAGAGTTGAGGTCGGAGTGAGCCAGCTGAACAAGCACGGCGAAGAGCTGTGCGGAGACAGCGTCGAGGTGAACAAGGGTTCCGGCTTCACCATCGTGGCCCTCTCCGACGGACTCGGGAGCGGGGTCAAGGCCAATATCCTGTCGTCTCTGACTGTCCGGATGATCGTCAACATGCTCAAGGGCGGCCTTGCCCTCGAGGATGTCATCGACGCCCTCGCGCGCACGCTTCCCGTGTGCGAGAAGCGGCATCTTGCGTATTCCACGTTCAGCGTCCTCCAGATCTTTCACGACGGCTCGGCTCACATTGCCGAGTACGACTCCCCGCCGGCGTTCGTGGGCCGGGGTCGGGAGCTCAGGTGTGTGCCGAGGTCGGAGTGCGTCATCGGGGGGCGCGTCATTAAGGAGGCCTTCTTCTCCGTCGAGGACGGGGACTGGATAGTGATGGTGAGCGACGGGGTTCTGCACGCTGGCATCGGAGGAGTGTGGAACACCGGTTGGGGATGGGACAGGGTCGCGGAATACGTGAGATCGGCGTCTGGCTGGGCTGAAACGTCCCACGAGTTCGCGGAGGAGATCGCGAGGGTCACGAACAAGCTGTACGGATTCAAACCAGGTGACGACGCGACAATCGTGGCGATTCGCACGAGGCGCGCTCGCAGCCTCACAGTGCTGGTAGGCCCGCCGGTGGACCGCGCGGACGACCAGGTGGTGGTGGGGAAGCTCATGGAGGAGCCTGGCAAGAAGGTCGTGTGCGGCGGAACCACCGGCAACATGGTCGCGCGCGTTCTGGGCAAACCCATCGAGGTCGATCTCAGGTCCCAAGACAGACGCGTCCCTCCCACCGCCGACATTGAGGGAATAGACCTCGTCACCGAGGGAATGCTCACGCTGTCGTACACGCTGGAGATGCTCAGGACAGGCGCGAAGCTGCGCGACGTGGCGTGGAAGAGGGACGGCGCGAGCCGCCTGGCGGCTGCGCTCCTCGAGGCGGATAGCGTCCGCGTCATCGTGGGGCGGGCCATCAACCCCGCGCACCAAAGCCCCGACGTGCCAGTCACCCTAGCGCTGAAGCAGAAGATAGTCGACGAGCTCTCTCAAGTCCTGAAGAGAATGGGCAAGCAGGTGTCTGTAGAGTACTACTAGCCTCGCAGGTCGCCCAAGGCTTCTCCTGACCTGTCTTTCACCAATCTTGACATCTCTTGACATCGCGACGGAAGCATGGTAGCTTACGAGGTACGATGGATGACTGACCGGTCAGTCATCCTGGAAAGTCATTCCGGTCAATCATCACTGTCAATCATCACGGTCAGTCGTCCTGGTCGGTCATCCAGGTCAGTCGTCCACAGGGATGCGACGGGGTGTTCATGAAGAGCAACTCTGACAGAGGGAATGAGTCTGTGGAGCCCCAAGAAAGCCGCGCAAGCGGCGGGAGGCGGGAAGGGAACGCGATGTCGATGGACATTGATGCAGGCTCGCTTGGCGGCGAAACCAGAGAGGCTGGAAAGCGCGACTTGATCCTTGACGCGGCCCAGCAAGTGTTCTCGAAGAAGGGCTTTCACCAGGCCACTGTCGAGGAGATAGCGGACGCGGCAGGCGTGGGCAAGGGCACGGTCTATCTCTATTTCCCCAGCAAGAAAGAGGTCCTCGTAGCTCTCATCGAGGAGCGACTCAGAGACCTTACGCGGGAGCTCGAGAGGCGCGCAAGGAGTGTCGCGGTGGGCGCGCGGAGCTGCACCGAGAAGCTGCGCAGGGCGATTTCCTATCAAATGGAGGTCCTTCGCAAGTCGCAGGATTTCCTCGCCGTGACGTTCGGCGACATAGGCGAGCTCGGGCGGGAGCTCGACAAGCGCACCAAGGATGCGCGCAGGGCTTTCCTCGCCGTCATGGAGTCCATCATCAGCGAGGGAACGAACAGGGGTGAGTTCCGGGACATAGACCCCCGCTTGGCATCATATGCCGTAGAGGGGATGATCATACACAGCGCTCTGGGCATGACCATAGGAGAGGGCGCTCAGATTTCGGAAGAGCATGTCTCGCAGCTCATCGACTTGTGCCTTCATGGCATCGTCCGCAATGGCATGGCCTGCGGCGAAAGCTGCGCCGACGCGTAAACCAGCGGTGTGGAGGCGGCGCGGAGCTGACGGGGGTCACTGAGTTGAGCTGACCGTACGAGGTTCAGGGGGTACGTGGCGATGGAACGACTTGCCAGATACACTGTGAAACATCCTGGAACAGTCGCGACCGTTCTCTGCGGGCTGACGCTCGTCTTCGCGTGCTTTCTGCCGCGAGTGCAGCTTAGGACGGATACCGCTGCGTTCGCTCCTGAGGACGACCCTGTGATCAAGGAGCTTGCGGAGACCGTCGAGGACTTCGGTTCACAGGACATCATCATGGTTGTAGTCAAGGGAGACGTCTTCGCTCCCGAGACCCTGGCCAAGGTGCGACGACTTGCCGACGGCATCGCAAACCTATCGGGCGTGGACAGGGTCACGACCCCCCTCGACGTCCAGTTGGTGCGGGGAGACGAGTTCGGCCTGCAGATCCTGCCCGCAGCCGAGCGCGTGCCCGAGACACTGGAGGAGGCAGAGGCCTTCCGGCAGGCGCTCAAGTCCACGCGCCAAGGCTCCGCCATGGTCGCCTCGAACGACGAGGCCATGGCCATTTTCATTACCCTCGAGCCAGGTATCGTGGCTTCGACCAGGGCTCATCACCTTGCCGGGGAGATAGAGGGCCTTGTGCGCCAGGAAGAGAGCCCTGGCCAGGAGACATACATAGTCGGGGAGGCGTACATGGGC
It includes:
- a CDS encoding serine/threonine-protein phosphatase, with product MVDLSANLRVEVGVSQLNKHGEELCGDSVEVNKGSGFTIVALSDGLGSGVKANILSSLTVRMIVNMLKGGLALEDVIDALARTLPVCEKRHLAYSTFSVLQIFHDGSAHIAEYDSPPAFVGRGRELRCVPRSECVIGGRVIKEAFFSVEDGDWIVMVSDGVLHAGIGGVWNTGWGWDRVAEYVRSASGWAETSHEFAEEIARVTNKLYGFKPGDDATIVAIRTRRARSLTVLVGPPVDRADDQVVVGKLMEEPGKKVVCGGTTGNMVARVLGKPIEVDLRSQDRRVPPTADIEGIDLVTEGMLTLSYTLEMLRTGAKLRDVAWKRDGASRLAAALLEADSVRVIVGRAINPAHQSPDVPVTLALKQKIVDELSQVLKRMGKQVSVEYY
- a CDS encoding TetR/AcrR family transcriptional regulator, which produces MSMDIDAGSLGGETREAGKRDLILDAAQQVFSKKGFHQATVEEIADAAGVGKGTVYLYFPSKKEVLVALIEERLRDLTRELERRARSVAVGARSCTEKLRRAISYQMEVLRKSQDFLAVTFGDIGELGRELDKRTKDARRAFLAVMESIISEGTNRGEFRDIDPRLASYAVEGMIIHSALGMTIGEGAQISEEHVSQLIDLCLHGIVRNGMACGESCADA